A stretch of DNA from Candidatus Baltobacteraceae bacterium:
GCGTCGATCGCGCGATTCGCACGCAAATCGCCGCCATCGTCAAAGCGGTCACCGTGTACGCGCGTGCCGGACGCCAGCGCGGCGTCACCGACTACGCCGGCTTTCGCGAGGCGATCGATCAGTTGAACGCGCACCTGTTGGGCTGGGAAGTTTCGGCGGCGCTCAAAGACTACCAGGTCGAAGCGCTCTACGACGCGTCGTTTGCACTCAACGCCGCGTGTAAGGCCGGGGCCGCGAAGGCGGCTGCCGAGCCGGATGCGGCGGCGATCAAAGAGTCGTTCGAACGCGGCTGCGAATCATTGCGTAAGTTTTGGGTGAGCATGGGAGAATCCACGACGTAGTCAACGTCGATCCATCGTGGTCGCATTATACGCTGCGCGGGTACTGACCCGAGCATGCGCCGAGGCGAAGCGGGATTCACCTTGCCCGAACTGGTCGTGGCGGTGGCGATCACACTGATCCTGCTCGCAGCCGGCGGCTACTGGATGCTCGCGATGCGCCCGGGCGCACTTCGCAACGCGGTCGACGATTTCGATTCGAACCTCGCCGGCGCCAAGGCGCTGGCGGCCAGCAGCGGCAACGGCGCGACGCTCGTCTTCGCGCCGCAGCCGAACGGACTGACGGGCTTTACGCTGCGCGTCTATTCCGGCCGGCCGAATGCGGCGAATGCGGTGAGCGCAACCAACACGATGGCGGTGAACAGCGGTGCAAGCGTGAGCGAAGCGCACTTCGGCAGTCCGCCGTTTGCGATCTTCTTGAACAGCGCGGGCTATCCGACCGGAACGGCAAATTATCCGGCGCTCGATGCGCACGAGAATCCGACGTTCAATGTGATTGCGCAGCAGCCGCCATGTCCGAGCGGCGGCATCGTGCTCACGTTCACGAGCGCGCAAGGCGTCACGGCGACCCGCACGCTGCCGTGCAATACGACGCTCGACACGGTCGGTGGCACCGATCCGACGCCGACCCCGAACGCACCGCACATCTCGCCGACGTATCTGCTGGCGCACGATACCAGCGATGCGGGCCCGCTGCGCTTCAAAGCGGCCGAGTACGGCTACTACCATTGGTACGCCTCGACGGTAAACGGCGCGCCGTGTCAGACAATCGCCTCGGATACGGGTGCTGCGCCGGCGACGTTCGCGAGCCCGTGGCCGTACGCGCAGCCAAGTCCCGCAAGCCAAGGCGGCGCTGCGCCTTCGCCGCCGGAGTTTGCGCCGTACACGTGGCCGATCGGCGACCCGAACGATCCGCCCGCGTGGTTCTCGCTCTCGCCGGTGTTGCACAACGGCGGCATGTGCACGGTAAGCGTCGCCGATGATTACAGCCAATCGGGAACCGTAACGGTGCAAGTGATGGGCGATCTTACCGCTTCAACGACGTCGGTGCCGGCGATGACGGTGGGCGGCGGCGCGCAGACAATCGGATTCACGAAAACGTTCGACTCGCAGCAGCTGCTGCTCTCGGCCGGCGGACCGTGCCTCGGTGTCGTCAGCGCGACTACGGCGTCGGGCTCGTTTCCGAGCTCGCCGTCGCACACGCCGGCCAATGCGAGCGTGACGATCACACCGGTCGGCGCGGGCAGCTGCACGCTGATCGTGCAGGATCAATACGGCGAACAGATCGCGATCGGTGCGACGGTAAAGAAACCCGATCAGCCCTTCGCAACTTGGCCGGCCTCGCTCGTCGTCGCGACCGGCGGCGGCGCCGTCGCGATGACGTCGAGCGGCGCGCTAGCCTATGAAGGCGGCGATTACGCGCTTGCGCGGGTTGCACCGGCGATCAACGCGCTGTTCGGCGGCGGCATTGCTCGCGCGCAAAGCAGCGTATATACCGGGCCATGTTACGCGCAGGCATTTGCGTCGGGAACGAGCGGCGCCGTTGATACGTCTTTGCCGTCGAGCGTCGCGGGCGCGCTCGGCGTAAGCGTGACAACCGACGGATGCATTTTGAATGGCGCTGCAAGCGCACCATACGGCGGCGCGTCACCAACCGGCGCGATCGTTGCATACGAACCAATCGGAAGCGGACAGACTGGGAATTTCTCCACGACGAACGTGGGCGCTTGCGTTCAACTAGGCTCCTGGAATCCGCCGAGCGCGAGCGGCGAACAGGCTTCGCTTTCGGCGACCGGGCGCACCGCGGGAAGCTGCATCGTTGACCTGTCGGATGGAGTATCGACGCAAACGCCAAAGCCCGATGCTGGACAGGTTTCCCTATCAGTTGTTAATGCATTGTCGTTTACAACAGTGACGTGCACAGGCTTCGTCGATCAAGAAGGCGACCGCGGATGCAGCGTGTCTTGTGAAGGAACGAGCGGAGGCTGCCAGAGCTCGGGTCAGTCAGTCATTTTTCCTTGCAACGGCTTGAATGGCGTTGGTCTATTCGATGTTACTACGGGCGAAGGGACCGATACGACCGGGCTGCAGATCAATCCGGGCCAAAGCATCTCGGTGACCACATCAAGCGACGGAACGGCATTTGTCTCCGCGAGCTCATGCGCGAGCTCCTGATTATGGCCAAGTCGGATGGTTCGGATCGGTGTACGAGCGCGGGTCGATCGTGAGCTCCGCGAATCCCATCGCGCTGACGCTGACGTTTCCATTGTAGCCGAACGGGAGGTATTGCCCGGCGAACCATATCGCCCGCGGATCGGCCGCGTAGTTCATTTGCGAGAGCGTTGTCGAATTGATGTAGCCTGCACAGGATGTTCCCCCGGAACTGTTTATCGCGCCTGTTGAGATCGGATAGGTGCTTGCGCCCACTGTTGCCACTTGCGCGTAGGCATTATTCGCGCGCACATTTTCGAGTAGCCACTCATCGATACTCGATCCAGCCAAATCGTTCTGTGTTCGTTCATATTGCCATGCGATATAGCATGGCATTTCCGTCGTCGCGTCCAGGGTTGCGAGGCGATAATCGCCGTTCGTCTCCCACGATGGCGCGGTATAGCCGGACGGCACGGTTGGCAGCGTAGGCGCCGCCAGCGTTTGATTGCCGCCCGTGAGCGTCACATTATCGTGCACGGTAGCTTGCACCGTGAAACTCACCGGCGATGGCGATGGGCATGGTCCGCCGCAGCTCCCGGGAGGCGTTGTATAGCCCGGTGGAACCGAGGCAACGGCATCGGCCCCGATCACGAGCAGATAGTGCCCGTTCGGAACGTTGTTCAGGGCGAATGTGCCGTTCGGCGCGGTGGTCACTTGCGGCGAGGGCAGCGGCGTCGGGCAGCCGTCGTTTTCGGGCGTGATCGACGTTGCCGGTGAGGGTGTTGGGCCGCACGGCGCCCACGGCATCAACTTCACCGTGACGCCTGCCAGCGGCGAGCCGTTCGCGTCGTTCACCAGCGTGCCGCTCGCGTTGGTCACACCTGGGGTTGCCGACGGCGTGCCGATAGGCGGCGGCACGGTTCCGCCATTGCCACCGCCGCCGCACGCGGCAAGCGCTGCTGCGATGCCAATCGTGCCTGCGATCAAACGCACGTTCATCGGGCCCACACCCCCGTGGGTGCCCAACTTTACGAGGTGCGGTCGCGATCCCTGGAATCTTTACCGAGGTTAATAAATCGGCGAACCGGGCGCGCCCGGTGCGACCGATCCATCGTCGGGCGCGAAGACGAGCCGCAGCGGGTAGCTCGAACCGGCCTCCGGCATCGTGACGATCGTCACCCGCACGAACCCCTTCGCCGGCACGACGTACTGGCGCAGCTTGTAGCGCGAGAACGGCGGCACTTGATGCGACTGCAAAAGCACGCCGTCGATTAAATATGTGCCGGTTGCGTAGCCGCCGCGCGGATTTTCGTAGATCGCGATGTTCTGCGGCGTCGGCAGCGGGTTCTGCACGTTCACCACAAACGATTCGAGCACGCCGTAATCGCCGGAGAGCGCTTGACCTGCAAGCGTATTCGGCAGCGGAATCTGCCCGATCGGCAGTTCGAGATATGGATCGTTCACGTTCCACTGCGTCGAGAAATGAAACTCCGGAATCGTATAGATGCCGCGCGCGTGCTTCACCGTGCTGGTGAGCAGTTGGCCGGTCGTCAGCGCGGTCGAAGGATCGTCGCTCGCGTTCTGCGCGACCAGCGTGAGGTGCACGCTGCTGCCTTCCAAAATGCGCAGCTGCATCAGATTGGTCACGATCGATTTCGCCGGCATGTCTTGCGCGGCGATGACCTGCGTCGCATCGCCCGGAATCTGAATCAACCGCCCCTGATTCTGCACGACGTCGGCGAGAAAATCTTTGGTCGCGAGATGCCCGGCTTCCATCTCGTACCGGCTCGAACCGATGCCGCTGATGAATTGCAGCGTCGCCGGCTCAGGCGAGCGATTCTGCGCGACCAGCACGATGCGCCGGTCGGGTTGCCCCGGCGGATTGTAATGGAAGTAGAGAAAGCGAGAAGGCACTTCCCAGCGCAGATCGGCTTCGAACAGGATGCCGTTTTGCGTCAGCTTCTCGGGGAAGTCGCTGACCATCAGAATATCGGGTGAAATGCGCGGCACCGCGATGTTTTGAATGTTTGCGTGCACCGTGCCGTTGACGCTGAAGTAGTTCACGCCTTGGATCAGCACCGGCACGTCGACGCCGGCGCTCTCGTCTTGCGCGAGATCTCCGCTGAGCGGAACGTCGCTCGGCGAGATGACCACCTGCGCGCCCGGCCGCGTCGTGGTGTCATGAATGATTGCGTTCGCGACCAGCGTTTGCAGATAATCGCGCGTCGCTGCCGGATCGCCGGTGACGCGCAGATCGACTTCGCTCGGCAGCGTGCCGGCGTAATACGCGACGCGCACGCCGACTTGCGTGCTGATGCCGCGCGAATCGGTCACCGTGATGACGCCCGCGCCGGGCGTGGCGCCGGTAAGCGTGATCGTGCGCGCATCTTGATCGACGCTCATCGTGTACGCGCTGCTCGTCGCCGGCGTGACCGTGAGCGGCGCGACGGCACCGTTGACCGTCAGCGTTTGCGACGCGCCGACCGCCACGTAGGCGACGTTGGGCGAAACGGTGATCGGCGGCGGCGTGGGCGTGGGTGTCGGGGTCGGTGTGGGCGTCGCCGATGCGGATGCGTTCGGCGAGGGCGAGAGCATCGGCTGCGCGAAGGGCGTGGGCGTAATCGCCGGCGTGGGCGTGGTTTGTGCGCCTACGGAAACAGCGCCGCACACGACGGCGCCGCTCCAGAGCGCAACGATGAGCAGGGTACGTCGATGCAAAGCTAGGCGATTTTCGCCGCTTCGGCCCTCGATACTGCCTTTGCGAGAAGCGTCTTATAGCCGACGCTCGGGAAGAGCACGGTCACCAGGTCTTTTTCCGCGCGCTCGACCGTGCCGGTGCCGAACTTCGGGTGCACCACCACATCGGCAATCTTGTAGCCGCCGGTCGACGCGCCGATCGCCGGCAGATCGGCCGCGCGCGTGACCGTGCGCAGACAATTATCGCACGTGCCGCAATTGGTGACCTCGAAGTCCTCGCCGAAGTAATTCAGGATAAAA
This window harbors:
- a CDS encoding type II secretion system protein is translated as MRRGEAGFTLPELVVAVAITLILLAAGGYWMLAMRPGALRNAVDDFDSNLAGAKALAASSGNGATLVFAPQPNGLTGFTLRVYSGRPNAANAVSATNTMAVNSGASVSEAHFGSPPFAIFLNSAGYPTGTANYPALDAHENPTFNVIAQQPPCPSGGIVLTFTSAQGVTATRTLPCNTTLDTVGGTDPTPTPNAPHISPTYLLAHDTSDAGPLRFKAAEYGYYHWYASTVNGAPCQTIASDTGAAPATFASPWPYAQPSPASQGGAAPSPPEFAPYTWPIGDPNDPPAWFSLSPVLHNGGMCTVSVADDYSQSGTVTVQVMGDLTASTTSVPAMTVGGGAQTIGFTKTFDSQQLLLSAGGPCLGVVSATTASGSFPSSPSHTPANASVTITPVGAGSCTLIVQDQYGEQIAIGATVKKPDQPFATWPASLVVATGGGAVAMTSSGALAYEGGDYALARVAPAINALFGGGIARAQSSVYTGPCYAQAFASGTSGAVDTSLPSSVAGALGVSVTTDGCILNGAASAPYGGASPTGAIVAYEPIGSGQTGNFSTTNVGACVQLGSWNPPSASGEQASLSATGRTAGSCIVDLSDGVSTQTPKPDAGQVSLSVVNALSFTTVTCTGFVDQEGDRGCSVSCEGTSGGCQSSGQSVIFPCNGLNGVGLFDVTTGEGTDTTGLQINPGQSISVTTSSDGTAFVSASSCASS